CCACCCAATTCGGTAGCGGCTGGGCTTGGTTGGTGTTAGACAATGGCACTTTGAAAGTGACCAAAACCGGCAACGCCGAAAACCCCATGACCGCCGGTCAAACTCCTTTGCTGACCATGGACGTATGGGAGCATGCTTACTATTTAGACTATCAAAACCGTCGTCCCGATTACATTGCCGATTTCCTCGGTAAGTTGGTCAACTGGGACTTTGTGGCGGCTAACTTAGCAGCGGCCTAGTTTTTGCCATCAATTCCAAGAAAGCTCTTTAAAAACTCTCTTTGCTCCCCAGAGTTGGGCAAAATCGGAGTTAATCTAGACGTTTTCTTCACTTTATGTACCCTTTCCCTAAATTATTGGGGGAAGGGTATTTGCTGGGAGGTGGGAGGCGATCGCCAGTGGCTGAAGTTTCTAATCTGCGTCCCCAATCCACTACACTGGGGAAGCTTGTGGAATCCATTCCCAAAGCCCGTTTAAATTTACTTATTTGATCAAAGTTTTTTCAGTTCTTCCACTACCATGTCCCAGACCTATAACGTAACCCTGCTCCCCGGTGATGGCATTGGCCCCGAAATTATGGCGGTGGCGGTGGCGGTGTTAGGCAAAGTGGCCGACCAGTTTGGCTTTGCGTTTAATTTTCAAGAGGCTTTAATTGGCGGAGCGGCCATTGATGCCACAGGGCAACCCCTACCGGAGGCAACCCTAGCCCAAGCAAAGGATAGTGATGCGGTACTCTTAGCGGCGATCGGGGGTTATGCCTGGGACAATTTACCCCGTTCTCAAAGGCCGGAAACTGGTTTGCTTGCCATTCGGGAAGGGTTGGGGCTATTTGCCAATTTACGTCCTGCGACGATCTTCCCCCAATTGATTGACGCTTCCAGCCTGAAACGGGAAGTGGTGGAAGGGGTGGATATTATGGTGGTGCGGGAACTAACCGGCGGCATTTATTTTGGTAAACCGAAGGGTATTTTCGAGACGGAAACGGGGGAAAAACGGGGGGTCAATACCATGGCTTACACCGTGGGAGAAATTGACCGCATTGCTAAGGTTGCTTTTGAAACGGCTCGTAAACGACGCGGGCAACTCTGTTCAGTGGATAAGGCTAACGTATTAGATGTGTCCCAACTGTGGCGGGATCGGGTCATGGCGATCGCCGTAGATTATCCCGATGTGGAACTGTCCCATTTATATGTGGATAATGCGGCCATGCAATTGGTGCGGAGTCCCAGACAATTTGACACCATTGTGACGGGCAATTTATTTGGTGATATTCTTTCCGACATTGCCGCCATGTTAACCGGCAGTATTGGCATGTTACCCTCCGCCAGTTTGGGCAGTGATGGCCCTGGGTTATTTGAGCCCGTCCACGGTTCCGCCCCGGATATTGCCGGCCAGGATAAAGCTAACCCCCTAGCCCAGGTGCTCAGTGCCGCCATGATGTTGCGCTACGGTTTGGATCAACCCCAGGCGGCCGATCGCCTTGAGGATGCAGTGAAAAAAGTTTTAGAACAGGGTTACCGCACCGGTGATATTCTTTCTCCTGGCACACAATTGGTGGGCTGTCGGCAAATGGGAGAGCAATTGTTGAGCATCCTAGATGAAATGTAACGACCATTGCCCTTGGCTAAAAACTAGACAAACTCTGCCCTATTAATTTCCCCACGGCCAGGCGGTTCGGGTCAAATTAGATCTTGGTCGGATAACTAAGAATCTTCTGGGGTGGCCCTTACGTCAAACCCTATTGTTATTTATGATGATGGCTAACCTGGCTGACATTTTTCGGTCAATGGCTACAACACATATGCGTCCTGAGTGGGGAGTTTGTTATGGTTTTTATTCCTGATGAGAGCGATTTTGATGTGGAGTACAGGAGCGTACCCATGCCCCTAGACCCCAAAATGTTGCGGATGGCCCGACGCATTTATCGCAGTTACCGCATGCTCCACCCCCGATCCCAAAAGCAGCCTCTGGGCATTGCTATCCATAAAGAAACCCACCGGGGTCAACTGATGTTCAATCGTCAGCCAGTGCTGTTGCCAGGGGAATGTTTCGTACCCTTAAACCAACTGGAAGCGGAAGCCCAGGTAGTTTGAACTAGCTTCATCCCTCTGTTATGACCGAATCTTCGCCCCTAGCACCATCGACGGCCCCGGCAACCCGCAAACTTTGGTTAGCGGCCATTAAGCCCCCCATGTACACGGTGGCAGTGGTGCCCATTACCGTTGGTTCGGCGGTGGCCTATGGCCTTACTGGGCAGTGGCATGGTGATGTTTTTACCATCTTTTTGCTGTCGGCGATCGCCATTATCGCTTGGATTAACCTGAGCAATGATGTGTTTGACAGTGACACGGGCATTGATGTGCGTAAAGCCCATTCGGTGGTTAATTTGACCGGCAATCGCAATCTAGTTTTTTTAATTAGTAACTTTTTCTTGCTAGCTGGTGTGCTGGGGCTAATGAGCATGAGCTGGCGAGCCCAGGATTGGACAGTGTTGGAGTTAATTGGGGTGGCCATATTTTTGGGCTACACCTACCAAGGGCCCCCTTTTCGCCTCGGCTACCTAGGATTGGGGGAATTGATTTGTTTAATTACCTTTGGCCCCCTGGCGATCGCCGCCGCCTATTATTCCCAGAGCCAAAGTTTTAGCTGGAATTTGCTTACGCCTAGCGTTTTTGTGGGCATCAGCACGGCGATTATTCTTTTTTGCTCCCACTTCCACCAGGTAGAAGATGACCTGGCCGCCGGCAAAAAATCCCCCATTGTTCGTTTAGGCACCAAGTTGGGGTCCCAGGTTTTAACCCTGTCGGTTGTTAGTCTTTATCTAATTACGGCGATCGGCGTTTTGTGTCATCAGGCTCCATGGCAAACGTTACTGATAATTGCCAGTCTGCCCTGGGCAGTGCAATTAATTCGCCATGTGGGGCAATATCATGACCAGCCGGAGCAAGTCAGTAACTGTAAATTTATTGCTGTTAATTTACATTTCTTCAGCGGCATGTTAATGGCTGCGGGCTATGGCTGGGCTGGCCTGGGCTAAGGACTACCACCGCCAGTGGGTTAAGATGAATTACATTATGAGCAATGGTTTGTCCCCTACCCCCATCAACGCCCCAGGCTGGTTAAACAGTGGGGTTGCTAGTCTTTTGGTCAATGGCCATGTTCCCCAAGGCTTAGAACTGACCAATCAAAATTTGGCTGGGTTAGTGTTTCCCCATGGGGACCTCAGCCAGGTCGCCTTGATCGGCTGTGATTTACGCTTTGCCAATCTGGAAGGGGCGGATTTGACGGATGCCAATTTGATTGCTGCCAGTCTGCACAAAAGCAATTTGCGTCGGGCTAACCTCTGTCGGGCCACCCTCAATCGCTGCAATTTGAGTGAGGCGGATCTAACTGAAAGTGATGCTAACGAAGCCCTTTTTTGTCAGGCTGTTTTTACCGAAGTGGAAGCCCACGGCTTAAGACTTTACCGAGCTAAGGTCAGCCAAGCCCAATTAATGGGAGCCCATCTCCACCAAGCCTATGCTCCGGAGGCAGATTTTAGTGCGGTGGCGGCGATCGCCGTTGATTTGCGCTGGGCTAATTTAAGAAAGACTAATTTTCGGGGGGCGGATTTACGCTATGGCAATTTTCGGGGGGCGAATCTAACCCAGGCGGATTTTACCGGGGCCAACCTGAAAGGAGCTAATTTACGGGGGGCAAACTTAGTGGGCACTAACCTGCAACGGGCCGACCTCAGTGATGTTACTTGGTAGATGAAAAGATTTTGATCTCAACTCTGATAAAAACAATAAAAACTGACCTTTGCAATACCGTCGTTTTGGCCGCACCAATCTGAATTTATCTGTTTTTTCCCTGGGCACCATGCGGGGCTTAGGCAATCGCCAGCAATTTGTGGCTACGGTGGAAAAGGCTCTAGCCGGGGGCATTAACCACATCGAAACAGCGGCGGCCTACGGAGAAAGCGAAGTTTATTTGGGGGAGTTACTGAAGGAATATAATCGCTCCGATATTTACCTCACCAGTAAAGTTTGTCCCACGGAGAACTCAGCACAATTTATCCAGGGCCTTGACCGTTCTCTGCAACGACTCCAGGTGGATTATTTAGACTGCTTTGCTATCCATGGCATTAATACCTCCGAGCATTGGCAATGGTTACAGCAATTGTGGCCGGCGATAGAAAGAGCCCAACAACAGGGAAAATTTAAACATCTTGGCTTTTCTACCCACGGTAGTTTGCCCCTAGTACAAGAGGTCGTTGCTTCGGGAAAATTTGCCTTTGTTAACCTGCATTATTACTGGTTTAATCAGCATCTTGCCCCGGCGATCGCCTCAGCCTATGGGCACGATATGGGCATTTTCATCATTTCCCCTGCTGACAAGGGCGGTCAACTATACACACCAACCGTAACTTTGCAGAACCTCTGTCAACCCTTTACCCCTTTGGGTTTAACCTACCGTTTTCTCTTGAGCGATGCTCGCATTACAACCCTGAGTCTTGGCCCCGCCATTCCCCAGGAATTGAATGAACCTCTATCCCTTGGCGATCACCTGGAGCCATTGAGTGAGCAAGAACAGAGAATTTTGCAAAATTTGCTTGACCATCAAAAACAAGCATTGGGTACGGATGCCTGCCACCAGTGTTATCAATGTTTGCCCTGCCCGGAGGAAATTAACATTCCCGAAATTCTACGTCTACGCAATTTAGCTGTCGCCTTTGATATGCAAAGTTTTGGTCAATATCGCTATCAAATGTTGGAAAATGCGGGGCACTGGTTTCCCGGTAAAAAAGGCGATCGGTGTACCGACTGCGGGGATTGTTTGCCCCGGTGTCCCCATAATCTGGCCATTCCCGAGCTTTTGCGGGATACTCACCAACGGTTGCGGGGTAAAAGCCGTCGTCGTTTATGGCAGGATTGATCATTAGGCTATAAATTCAACTTCTGTTTTTTGCCTCCATAATCTACCAATTAGGACTAAAGCCTATCGATACCATCTACGGCCAAACCCAACGGCTTAAAACCAGTCAAATTAAGCAACTAAAGCGCCTCTATCAACAGCGTCTCCCCGGCGATCGCCTGCTAACGGTGGAATTAGCCCAGCGTTTGGGGGCCATCAGTCAGGAAATTAAACAGCCGGTTTCAGTGTATGTGAACCGACGGGGGCAAATTATCCGGGTGGGGGTAGGTACGCCCCGACAAACCCAAATTCCGCCCTTGGAATTGCCCCGCTATGGGGAAAAACGACTATCCGGCATTCGTTGCCTCACCACGGATTTAAAGGGCGAAGCCCCCAGGGAATCTAGTTTAATTGCCATGGCCCTGCAAAGATTGGATGCCCTAGTGGTGCTAAGCGTTACTGGCCAGGGTTTTGCTAAACGGGGTGGCGGCGTCACAGGCTATATAGACACGGGGTATTTGGCCCATTTATTGCCCCAAAGCAGTGACGATATGGGGGATAGGGTAGCCGATTGGGTGGTTTCCCCAGCGGTGGCCTTGGAAGATTTGGCCGAAGAAGCCATCCTCGATTTGGTGGAAAGCCTAGAGGCGGAATTTGAACGGGAATTCATCGCCCGTCAGGTGGAAGCAGGGCAGGAAAGGGTCTTGGTGATGGGACTTAAAACCAGTGAGTTGGATGACCAGAGCTTTGCGGAAGGTTTGACCGAGTTAGAACGACTGGTGGATTCCGCCGGGGCCCAGGTGCTCCAGGTCATGCAGCAAAATCGCAGTAAACCCCATCCCCAAACCGTAGTGGGGGAAGGAAAAGTGGAAGAGTTGGCCTTGGCAGTGCAAACCACGGGGGCCAATCTAGTGGTTTTCGACCGGGATCTGTCCGCTGCCCAGGTGCGGA
The genomic region above belongs to Synechocystis sp. PCC 6803 substr. PCC-P and contains:
- the leuB gene encoding 3-isopropylmalate dehydrogenase, which translates into the protein MSQTYNVTLLPGDGIGPEIMAVAVAVLGKVADQFGFAFNFQEALIGGAAIDATGQPLPEATLAQAKDSDAVLLAAIGGYAWDNLPRSQRPETGLLAIREGLGLFANLRPATIFPQLIDASSLKREVVEGVDIMVVRELTGGIYFGKPKGIFETETGEKRGVNTMAYTVGEIDRIAKVAFETARKRRGQLCSVDKANVLDVSQLWRDRVMAIAVDYPDVELSHLYVDNAAMQLVRSPRQFDTIVTGNLFGDILSDIAAMLTGSIGMLPSASLGSDGPGLFEPVHGSAPDIAGQDKANPLAQVLSAAMMLRYGLDQPQAADRLEDAVKKVLEQGYRTGDILSPGTQLVGCRQMGEQLLSILDEM
- the menA gene encoding 2-carboxy-1,4-naphthoquinone phytyltransferase produces the protein MTESSPLAPSTAPATRKLWLAAIKPPMYTVAVVPITVGSAVAYGLTGQWHGDVFTIFLLSAIAIIAWINLSNDVFDSDTGIDVRKAHSVVNLTGNRNLVFLISNFFLLAGVLGLMSMSWRAQDWTVLELIGVAIFLGYTYQGPPFRLGYLGLGELICLITFGPLAIAAAYYSQSQSFSWNLLTPSVFVGISTAIILFCSHFHQVEDDLAAGKKSPIVRLGTKLGSQVLTLSVVSLYLITAIGVLCHQAPWQTLLIIASLPWAVQLIRHVGQYHDQPEQVSNCKFIAVNLHFFSGMLMAAGYGWAGLG
- a CDS encoding pentapeptide repeat-containing protein; the protein is MNYIMSNGLSPTPINAPGWLNSGVASLLVNGHVPQGLELTNQNLAGLVFPHGDLSQVALIGCDLRFANLEGADLTDANLIAASLHKSNLRRANLCRATLNRCNLSEADLTESDANEALFCQAVFTEVEAHGLRLYRAKVSQAQLMGAHLHQAYAPEADFSAVAAIAVDLRWANLRKTNFRGADLRYGNFRGANLTQADFTGANLKGANLRGANLVGTNLQRADLSDVTW
- a CDS encoding aldo/keto reductase, translated to MRGLGNRQQFVATVEKALAGGINHIETAAAYGESEVYLGELLKEYNRSDIYLTSKVCPTENSAQFIQGLDRSLQRLQVDYLDCFAIHGINTSEHWQWLQQLWPAIERAQQQGKFKHLGFSTHGSLPLVQEVVASGKFAFVNLHYYWFNQHLAPAIASAYGHDMGIFIISPADKGGQLYTPTVTLQNLCQPFTPLGLTYRFLLSDARITTLSLGPAIPQELNEPLSLGDHLEPLSEQEQRILQNLLDHQKQALGTDACHQCYQCLPCPEEINIPEILRLRNLAVAFDMQSFGQYRYQMLENAGHWFPGKKGDRCTDCGDCLPRCPHNLAIPELLRDTHQRLRGKSRRRLWQD